Within Primulina tabacum isolate GXHZ01 chromosome 5, ASM2559414v2, whole genome shotgun sequence, the genomic segment atatggtttgcaaattaaagaaatccatctatgggctcaagcaagcatctcgacaatggtatttcaaatttcatcaagtgatcatctcgtttggttttgagatgaatttggtcgatgattgtgtgtaccataagttcagtgggagtaagcatatttttctggttttatatgttgatgacattctgctcgctagcaacgatatagagttgttgcatgaaaccaagagatttctagctaagaattttgagatgaaggatcttggtgatgcatcttttgtactgggtattcagatacatcgggatcgttctcggggtattcttggattatctcagaaaggctatatcgagaaagttctcaagcgatacgggatgcaagattgtaaaccaacagatacccatgtggctaagggagacaaatttagtctcaaacaatgcccaaagaatgattttgaggaaaaaaGGAATGCAGAAGGTTCCCTATGCATCTGCAGTGGGGAgtctgatgtatgctcaggtttgtacacgtccagatattgcgtacgtgacaggaatgttgggacgatatttaagtaatccaggagtggaacattggaaagcagtcaaaagagttttacggtacctacagagaacaaaagattacatGCTCATATATCGGAGGTTGGATCAGCTTGAGATCATTGGGTATACTGACTCCGATTTTGCTGGATGCCAAGATAGTATGAAATCTACGTCGGGCTACATCTATCTCCTTGCTAGAGGTGCCATTTCCTGGAAGAGTGCTAAACAGTCTCTTATAGCTTCTTCCACCATGGCAGCTGAATTTGTAGCGTGTTATGAGGCATCCAATCATGGAATATGGCTGCAAAATTTTGTCACGGGACTGCGCATTGTTGATGGCATTGAAAGGTCACTAAGATTAcattgtgacaataaatcagcagttatgtattcaaataacaacaggagctcgacgaagtcaaaacacattgacatcaagtttctggttgttaaagaaagaattcagagTGGAAAGTTGTCTATTGAGCATATCGGTACAAACTCCATGGTTGCGGATCCGCTTACTAAGGGACTACCACCCAAACAGTTTCATGAGCATACTGCTAGTATGGGTGTTATGTCAATTGAGGAAAATCCAGTTTTAGTGGgagtttgttattttaaatgcttttcaaTTGTAGACATTTTTAGTTACagttatgtaaatttattttctgcagaaataaatttcaagttaagtcacactctaattatgatttaaagtttgatctcGACAAGGTTAAAGGGAGGACCAGTTGGAAATAGGCATGTTACGgtcacattgcatgaaatttccatgctacacatccacttcatgatccatgtcattcagttgtgttggcatatgtgaccattgatgggtctagttaccttgagtgtagcgaagactgctttgatcctatgttgatgtgattgatggaccggattggttatagatacatttcggaatgacaacaattttgagctcataaggttattttcacaaacataattataaagttgcacatatagcccaagtgggagattgttggatcaatttatttatatgggcttatatgtgaataattatgtattgtgggttgtctattaagttaagcccaaaataaagtgatcaattaatgtttcgggttattgggctttaatgtatctaatgggttgtgggcctttaatgtctagagacataagtgtaatttctgtttttatgatgggctaaaacagaaatatcagaatatatagataaacattatctataaatatgggtcatggtccccagatctcgcgttatcactttcactattctctccccctattaagaaaatagttctgaagagaaactaaaggattctctcaagaaaagagcgcgtagatctgaaagatcaagacacgttttAAAGAATTCAagattatggcttcaggtacgcttccgcttaagatttcagtcaaattcttgatgatttatcatgatggattctgcggtttatgggttttccccaaCAACTACTACCCTAAAAAGATAACAACAAACATACAACTGGAAAACCTAAATAACTGAGATTAACCACCATAGACTCATTTACTCGCTCATGTAAGCAAAAAATTACTAAAGTTTGCTGGCGAAGCATACTTGATCTCGAGGATGCTCCAACTTCCTTTATCTGTCTTTGGCTCTCATCAACAACCGTGTTCTCCAGATCCACCTTTTCAGTCTACAGTGCAACCCAATTTCAACCAAGAAAGTAGAGAGTATCATTAAGAATAAAATAACAGATTAAAAGTCCCTGTCCCATTTATTCATTATGTACTCATGATGTCGTGAATTCTTAGCTTATATATTCTTTGGAGAAGATTTCTAAGCTGTCTCTGTAAGAGTTTTTCTTATAATCTTTTAATGTACCTCTAACTGCCGCAGTGTGTCCATGAGGAGCCAATGCTTCTGCTTCAATATCGTCAATTGATTCTGTAGCACCGCAAATTCGTTCTTTATTATCTGCTCGCTATCCTGAATAGCAGTCTCACTCACATTTGCCTTCAATAATCTCTGCCTTAATTTTTCTGTTAAGATAATTACATTGTCCGCAGGAGCCATTAACTCACCATTGGACATCCTTGGAAACATATCCTTCACAGCATGCAACGCCTCCATCCACACAATTCGGTCCTCTCTGCTCTCAGACCTCAAATGAAGCCTCTTTGTACCAGTAAAAATCGAGAATCTCTCGTCATCGGATCGGCTCTCTCTGACAGAGGAGACCTACAGAGAAAAATCTATTGTAAACACCATATAATAGAATTCTCAAATGTATCACAAAACATAGCCTAAATATCTGAATCATGCCAGTAGATATAGCtagaaagaaaaaacaaaaccaCAGCAACCACAGATAACACAAACCATATTCTTCATAAACAAAAAAATGTCAAAGGAAATACCGAAAACTTTCAGAAAATACTTAAACAATAATGGAGACGAATTTGAACTGATGTTCGCagacaaaatataaaacatttTCATTCTGATTTTAACTCGAAGTAGAATTTGAAACGTATTAAACAAGAACATAAAAGCTCAGGAAGCATATATAACGGCTCTATACCATAAATGAAGCCAAAGGTCAAGAATGGAACCCAAACATCGCTTATAAAGCAACATGCAAAGAATTCTTCACAAAGAAGGAGCAAATCATTATCTTACCATGAATCCTCGTCTAACCAGACTAATTTCCAATTTCAAATTATCACCATAGACAATGAAACGCGTTACATTTAGTATTCCGTAGTGCCAACACAATTTAGTTAAAGATGAAACCTTTAGATGAACTTCACCAACAGGTTTTCGTCCTTTAGTGGATGAACAACCGGTCACGTTCTTATTGTGAACATGATGATTATCCTGGCGCGAAATTCTCCTTAATGAATCTTCCCCAATTACTTTGGACCCTTTCTCGGTCTCGGGATTAAGCACAATCTTATCCGGCCCATGGATCTTATAGTAACTCAGCACTCCATCTTGCAAAACAAACCATCGAGGCCTCCACCCTTTCCCATAATTAACCCATTTATACAAAATCCCTGAAATCCCATTCCCAACTATGTCATTCATCTTCACTTCACGGATATTCTGACTCTGAATGTGATTGTGATTGTCTATGTTATTCAAAGCAGCACCACCGAACTTGGGACCCTGATCGGACCCAGAGATGATAGAAATCTGACTCATGGTCCGCGGATCGCACGGCGGAAACGGAGCCGGTGATACGTCGGCGGAGTTGCTTAATGACACTGGTGAGATGCAGCAAAATGGATGTGCATTTTAAGATTATTGGAACCGCATCAAATAATTCCAAAGCCTTGAGACAGAGGCAATggtaaaatatatatacatgaacGAGTGTGGGTGCATAGATTGGAACGCAGGAATTCGTATGAATAAACAGAGAATATCTCGGGGACGGGTGGGAGAAGCAGTTGGAGAAACGTGGCAGCTTGATACGCATTTACACTTTACATGCCGTAacgaaaattaataatttattgcCATTGCAATCAATTAGTAATTTCAAAAAGAATATATAAAACCGAATTTATTTTggattaaaaatttataatcattattcaaagataaaaataataagacaaaaatttatgtgagacgatctcacggatcgcattttgtgagacgaatctcttatttgggtcatccatgaaaaaatattactttttatgctaatagtattactttttattgtgaatatcggtagggttgacccgtctcacagataaagattaatgagaccgtctcaaatgagaccgtctcacaagagacgacctactcaaataataattctttttattaataatttccTTCTTTATAAATtgtatttgtaattttttaggGCCGACCATTctatcaataaatttttttagttgagagatgaatttgaattataattttattgtttacaATGAAATAACAAATGAAATCTTAAAttcatgtattatttatttacgCATTAGTTACACAAagtataaaatatttcaaatgtcTCTAACATTAGGGTAAACTAACATGAAACactatataataaatataaaagtgCTGAATTTGAACTTTATGATATTGCTTATCTGAAAAATGCaaaaatatattagaaattcataaattcaaatgcAACCAATATTTCATATAAGCTATAAATTATATTCAATAGATACTATTTATGCTTACTATTATATTGAATATAAACCAGCATTGACTAATTATtagtacaaattttttttaatgtgaaAATCTCTATGATTAAAGTAAATTCTACCTCTCTATTATAAATAAAGAACATAACAATAAATTAGatgtataatttttatataactTTTGTAACAAATTATCGGGCAACCTTTTTCATATTTGGTAAATGATACAAAATGGACTTCTTTTCCAAAAATTAGGCCATCCTGCATCGATTAGCATTTCGACACAGGCAACGTAAATTTAGAGAGGGACAATTCTCGTTCCATGGAACCGACCCCTATAATAATTTCAATCATGCCTAATTACATTTACCTCTATATGCAGTATTTCTTTCCAAGACCTATATGGAACAAAAGAGAGAGACAATTGCGGAAGAACAATCAGTCAAATCAATTATTACTGTAAAAATAAAccgaaaaatatttatatatggtTTACTTGAGGGAGAATTAATTAAAGGGGCTTAGAATCTAtagttacatttttttttttggtcaaaGGGTCTCAATTTAAGAGTGATTTCAATAAAATATATGCGACGAACGACTGATGAAGCAGATCATATTCTCGCACGAAAATACATgttttcaaatttcattttagaTTGCTCTAGTATCGATATTTTACCTCGTCGGTTGTTTGAGATTGTAGCTCATTATAATTTTACCACTAATATATGAATGTTCGCTGTTTAAGTTAAAAACAAATGTTGAGACCTATTTTTTAAGAAACAACTCAAGCGGGGAGCTACTTTCGCAATCAGCAGATAGTCTACCGAGTATCTACTCGAAGTAAATAGACGGTCTACTGAATGTCCACTGAAGATCAGACGACCGTCTATTGACCTATAGTAGATTTCTAGTGCAGATAATTCGATCGTCTACTTACCTTCAGGTTTATATACCCAAGGTTTGGTAATATTTTATCGTGGTAAACATaagaaaaatacatttcatCTATCTATGTAAAATAACGCAAGATTTTAAACACCGATGAAAAGTGGATGGAAATGGAAGGAAGCACACAAGAAACACTGGTTTTCTCTAACTCTCAAACCAAAAATCATATCATTTCTTTTCTCTCCCTTTCACATTTTTTTTGCCTTTTCCCTTCATTTTCCTTTAAACTTCCAAATGAAGCCTTATGCATGAAAAAAGTAAGACGGATAAGTTTTAACATGGGGAAGACGCTGGATTCGTGTTTATTAAGAAGCTTGTTGAAGCCCCCGAGATATAAAAACAATACTGTAGCCACATGGAGTAAATCAAATCACGTCAATCCAACCCAACCACTTTCATATGAAATGCaacattcaataaaaaaaacataaatgcCGCCGTATCTACTTCAGGCAGAGGGACACATGAATTATTGCATGAGTTGGTCCTCTTGCGGTGGTAATCTGTCCATTCCTTAAATTCATACACAAGAAAGGAAATTTAAAAAGGGCACTAATCCAATctacttttctttctttttcttttttagagTAAAATGGAAAGAGGAAGCTGTTTGTAGTCACTAAAGTAAAAGGGCACACAATCAAATACAGTAAGATAGGCCATGTAGCCATAGATTTTGTCGATGAACTCAAGCCCAAAGTGGAGCCATGCTTGTGCATtttcttaaattattttatatgcGTATGTAAATGAAAAATCGGTAGAAATATAAAGATTACCAAATATACACTTCATTTCTATCCTACACTTTTAATTCGTCGAATTCTTTCTCATTGATATATAAAGATTTCGAAGTGTTAAAAATCAGCTCTTTTGAATGGTGCAACCATGTCAGTATGGCTCTAGAATCTAGTGCTCGAAAACCAGAGTGTCGAGCAACAAATAAGATCCCAAGTTAAAGAAatcaatgaaaatatttcccaaataaacaacatttagcataaattattgaaaaaagaagGGGACATCATGCGTGGAACCTAACGTGGGGGCCGGGTAAATGAGCAGCttttgagagaagaaatcgtTTACGATTTTATCGGAGAACCACTGTAACTCCAATTCTGCACCAAAAAATATGGTATCTTCACATGGGGAGAGGACTGGACTGATACAGAAATGGCGTTAGGGGGCAAAGGGATGCGAGACAACCATGTTCTATTGGGCCGAACGACAGAAACTGGGCCGAGAATCAGCCCATTAATGTAATCCATTTCCAAGCGGGATATCGATCACCTACCCAGGAGAAAACACGGTGAAACTAGCGAGAAAGAAAACCAGAACTCTGAGTTCTGCATCAATGGAGGAATTACAGAAAGCATTGAATGATAAGAACTTATCGGTTTCAACAAATCCTGAAAAGGGTCGCTGCCTTTTCACCACTCGGGAGTTTGCACCAGGTTTTCGAGAAAATATTACCGCTATGTTTTTAAGAGCTTCTTGATTTTTTTAGTTCTTAAGAAATTGTGCTTTTGTGGATTGAAGGGGAAGTTATCATAAGCGAGAACCCATATGTTTGTGTCCCTAGCAAGAACAAGGAATCGGCTGGCTCGAAATGTGAATGGTGTTTTTCATCCAAAAACCTCAAGAAATGTTCTTCTTGCCATGTTGTTTGGTATTGTGGCAGCTCCTGCCAGGTAATTATGTTGCACTAAATTAACTGAAATACACTAGCAGAGTGATTCTGAACATGTAGATCGTATACCAAGTGATTATCTTGACTATCGAATTGGAGTTTAACTGCAGTGATTGAATAGCATTCAGTGGTGTTTTGGTTCATTATTCATGTTTAATGAAATTACAATACTTCTGATTGATTTCAGAGATTAGATTGGAAGATTCATCGCGTGGAATGCCAACACTTGCGTAAAATTGACGAGGAAAGAGTAAAATATCTCACACCAGTCCATACGTTTAATGGTGAAATTATATTTACGAAGACAACTGGAATACGAGAAGGTGAgaaccttttaaaaaaaatgaccaTACTATCTGTATATTGCTcgttgatatttattttataggAAAAAAGAATTGCTTTTTGTTGTTGATCAGCGAAGAAACATTTTTCCGAGCCATACTAGTGGATAGAGGTGATGAATCAAATAGCTTTATGTATACGCTTAACTAACTtgcaaaaaaagaaaatatgggTGGATCACGTTTTGCTTGGATTTTCTTGGCTAATCATAATTCGGTCTCGAGATGTAGAGAATTACTTACTATATTTACATGTCGTTTTGTTTGACATGCTCAACTAAACTGAGTGAAGAGTTTATAAGTGGCTTTAACAAGATACAGGTTCAAGTTGTGCACATAGGAGTTTAAGCGAGACCATGTTATGCTCAAATCACGTATCAAAATGAAACACCTATTCCAAGGCGTTCTCAAAGAGCGTGAATGAGTGGTGGGAATATAACATATGTGCGTATTTCAGTACTAGAATAAACATATGTTATCAACCATGGACAGGAACTGGAGCAAGTACTTTCATCTTGAGCTAAGTTAGGATTTTGAAACAGGTTGATTGGTTCAAAGTTTCCTTGTTATTCTCATCATTAAATGATTGTACACAAAGGTTCTGCAGTTCACTTTTATTTTTCTCTGCCGAATTTCCACTTATTTTCTGTTGGTGGAATCTTATGTGCTTGTGCAGCTCTCGAAGCTAATGTTATCTACCTATAATGACGATGCTATTTATTGCTGCTAGATTCTCCTCACCAGTGCCGCAAACAATTACCAGCTGGTGGAGTCCTTGGTATCTCGTATCCTTTAGTATTACTTTGGGCTAGACTCTGTGCTTTCTTTGATATGATGAAACACGTTAAACTGTATTTCTTTTTACTAATTTATTCACTAAGATATGGCTGATGTCGACGAGAAACAATTGGTGTTGTACGCCCAGATGGCTAACCTTGTCAATTTGATACTCAAATGGCCAGATTCTGAGATCAATATCAAAGAGATTGCAGAAAATTTTTCCAAGGTATCACACCAAACTCGGGCCCTTTTTTCCTTATACATTCGTGCATGATAAAAACTTCATTGATGTTTCCCACTTTTAATATAAAGCTAGGCATAAATGTAGCATCGCTCACCACTAAACTATGCATTTTTTCataataattttctttgatgCGATTGATTTGACAGCCATTACTGCTCCCAAACATGAGTGTAACTTGGATGCTTCATTGTTCAATCTTCTACAGGGAAATGGAAGTGGATGATTAATTGTCCACATCAGTTTCTGGAGAAGAATTGAATGTTATTGAATTTGATGCATGTGTTTCTCTGTGTATGTGCTTGTTCTGGTTCATTTGTTACTTGTTAGTGAAGCATAATGACAGTATTGCCATGTTTGATGAATATTAATCTGCTGATACCATTTGATGGCTTTTGTTTTAATGATAGTCTGTGTTTCTTCTCAATGACCCTCAGCTAGCATGCAATGCACATAGCATTTGTGACAGTGAACTGATACCTCTGGGGACAGGACTTTACCCAGTAATTTCTATCATAAACCACAGGTAATAGTTATAGATACTTGTCATCCTTGCCCCCCAACATTGTAACTTATTATCGGTTTGGTGTTTTAGCTGTTTACCCAATTCTGTTCTAGTATTTGAGGGAAGACTGGCAGTGGTACGAGCTGTGCAGCACATACCAAAAGGCACCGAGGTAACATCTTTAAAATCTTTTCATTTGGTGTCTTCAAAATTTCCATCAAAATTTCATTTACTTAGGTGTTGACGGATAATTGACACTGTTGTTAGGTGTTGATCAGTTACGTAGAAACAGCTGGAAGCACCGTGACTCGGCAAAAGGCGCTTAAAGAACAATACTTTTTCTCTTGTACTTGTTCTCGCTGCGTAAAATTGGTACCATCAATGTCTTTCCCCACTTTTTTGGCGATATTTTCTTACGTTGTTGAAATTGCTCCATCTGTTTATTCTGCTTCTAAGCAAGGCGACTtatatgttttaagggtcaatTTGATGATATCCAAGAAAGTGCTATTCTGGAAGGTTATAGTTGCAAGAATGGTGATTGTAGTGGTTTTCTTCTGCGTAACTGTGGTACAATTTTTCTTTCCTTAATTGACGATATCTTCATCCTCCTTGAATTTTTCAATGTGCTTAGCTTCAAAGTCATTTAATTCATTCTCTTTGTACATGCAGATGGCACAGGATTCATATGCCAACAGTGTGGACTTCTTAGGGACAAAGATGAAATAAGAAACATCACTAATGAAGTCAAATTAATGTTGGAAAAGGCTTCCATGTCCCTTTCCTCAGGCCGTATCCTTTTAGATTTTGGATTTACAGAAAAATGCATCTGCAGAACTATGATAAAGTTGCTGTGATCAtgatatgtaatttttaatgaaCAACACTTATCTACGGAAAATCATATCCTGCAGTTGCATTTATTTAATACCT encodes:
- the LOC142545859 gene encoding LOW QUALITY PROTEIN: histone-lysine N-methyltransferase ASHR1 (The sequence of the model RefSeq protein was modified relative to this genomic sequence to represent the inferred CDS: deleted 1 base in 1 codon), whose protein sequence is MEELQKALNDKNLSVSTNPEKGRCLFTTREFAPGEVIISENPYVCVPSKNKESAGSKCEWCFSSKNLKKCSSCHVVWYCGSSCQRLDWKIHRVECQHLRKIDEERVKYLTPSIRLMVKLYLRRQLEYEKILLTSAANNYQLVESLVSHMADVDEKQLVLYAQMANLVNLILKWPDSEINIKEIAENFSKLACNAHSICDSELIPLGTGLYPVISIINHSCLPNSVLVFEGRLAVVRAVQHIPKGTEVLISYVETAGSTVTRQKALKEQYFFSCTCSRCVKLGQFDDIQESAILEGYSCKNGDCSGFLLRNCDGTGFICQQCGLLRDKDEIRNITNEVKLMLEKASMSLSSGRNAEASAAHMMIEKLQMKLDHPFSINLMRTRETLLKVFMELQDWKKALSYCRLTIPIYESVYPRFHPLLGLQYYTCGKLEWLLGETEQAVKSLIRAWDVLRITHGTKTPFMMELASKLEEARAEASYKLRPWNDY